From Ascochyta rabiei chromosome 12, complete sequence, the proteins below share one genomic window:
- a CDS encoding Thioredoxin-dependent peroxiredoxin — protein sequence MVELRKRKTPPPAPARPAKKASAPKGKKSASKKTAVEQATEAVSEATAVVTEAVTGAVEAAKEAVNGETKPAAAASSSGPPKAGDTIDFTNFGAEIETQDGKKTTLAKLVEESKGGVVLFTYPKASTPGCTTQACLFRDSYATLTATGFSIYGLSNDSPKANTTFKTKQNLPYNLLCDPGQTLISAIGLKKAPKGTTRGVFVVNKDGKVLASEPGSPAGTHKVVQDLVAGSGNIGNDDTEAAKTAAEVADTAANVDS from the exons ATGGTAGAGCTGCGCAAACGGAAGACGCCGCCTCCAGCCCCTGCGCGCCCAGCGAAGAAAGCGTCTGCGCCAAAGGGCAAGAAGTCTGCTAGCAAGAAAACAGCCGTAGAACAGGCCACCGAAGCTGTCTCCGAAGCTACAGCAGTCGTAACCGAGGCTGTAACCGGCGCTGTCGAGGCTGCGAAGGAGGCTGTTAACGGCGAGACCaagcctgctgctgctgcatctTCGTCTGGTCCGCCCAAGGCCGGCGACACAATCGACTTTACCAACTTTGGTGCAGAGATCGAGACCCAAGATGGGAAGAAGACAACGCTCGCAAAGCTCGTAGAGGAGAGCAAGGGCGGCGTTGTGCTGTTCACATATCCCAAAGCCTCTACGCCAGGAT GCACTACTCAGGCGTGTCTCTTCCGCGATTCTTATGCGACCCTCACTGCGACTGGCTTCAGCATCTACGGTCTTTCCAACGACAGCCCTAAGGCGAACACCACCTTCAAGACCAAGCAGAACCTCCCTTACAACCTGCTGTGCGATCCCGGACAGACCCTCATCTCGGCAATCGGCCTGAAGAAGGCACCTAAGGGAACTACACGTGGCGTTTTCGTGGTGAACAAAGATGGCAAGGTGCTGGCCTCCGAGCCTGGCAGTCCTGCTGGAACTCACAAGGTCGTTCAGGACCTTGTCGCTGGGAGTGGTAACATAGGAAACGATGACACCGAGGCTGCGAAGACTGCTGCTGAGGTTGCTGACACGGCAGCAAATGTTGACAGTTAA